In Edaphobacter aggregans, the sequence TATGCGCCACCCGAGCCACGACCAGCCCCAAATGCCAACGTGTCCGCGACTCCTCCAGCGACACCTCCGCAAGCAGACCAGCCAGTTCGTCAGCATAATGTTCCAGAGGCACCGAATCCCGCTCCGTAATTCTCCGAGCCACATCCGCCGCCCTCTTGCGCAACTCCGGATCATCGCCAAACATCGCCCCCACCAGCGCTTTGATCGCGGACTTATCGCCTGAAATCCTGCGAGCCGTCCCCCGAGCCCGCTCCAGGCCCCACCTGCCCCGACGCATCTCAGCAGCCAAGCTCTCCATGCGGCGGAGTATAGCAAGTCTCTGCGTCGTTGACGCCGCAACCGGACAGCAAAAAGCCCCGGCCAAAGCCGAGGCATTTCACCAATCCAAAATAAAACTTACTCGCCCGCCGTAGCACCACGCCCAGACCAACGCGCAGGCCGAACCGAGTCGTGCGCAACAGCACGATGAGATGCCAGTCCATAAGACCACTGCCGCACCGGCCCCACATCCACATGCACAAACTCGTTTACCGGATAGTACCCAACCCCACCGGCATGAAGGCTCAACGCGGCATCCCGCAGCGTGGTCGTAGCCACACCTGGAACGCGAATGTCGATCGCCTTGGCCAGCATATGCTGACTATGTTCAGCCACGCCGCTCGAAGCTCGCCCCTGGCGCAAAAACGCGTTGCTCCACGGGGTCCGATACCCACAAACAATGTCGATCACGCCATTTGGCTTCCCTAGCTTAGCCATCAGGGCATGCAGGACGTCGAACTCCTTCGGGTCGTAGCTGCTCACATCCTGCGTACGATGATCCCGCAAAAAGTGGTTCAGCTTATCGAGCCCCGCAGGAACATACGTATCCCCCACCCGATAGACCACATCAATGCTCTCGCCGGTATGCAGATGATGCAGCCGCAGATGGTACTGTTCCGCCGCGCCAGCCAGCGTACTTGTCCCAGTGGTTGCCCGGTCCTCTGCCGCCTTCACCAGGCCGCTCAAGCCAAACAACACCGCCGCCGTCGCAACAACTACCGTTACGCTTCGTTTAAAAGAGATCCGCATCCACACTCCAAGGCCGTCAGACAAACCAAATCAAAACCTCAAATGCGATTTCGGTTCCGCCATTTGCCTTATCCATTTTACCGAACCCACCCCTCCCACGCCGCACACAAGCCCCCGCCCGAGTGTAACTTTTGTGTCATTTAAGCCACACCTTGCCCCAAAAACCAAGCATCTTGCTCCCATGACACAGCCGAAACCGCTTTGTGGCACCCTATAAATATGAAGCTCGATCCCGTCCAGACCCGCGTCCTAGGCTCCCTTATCGAAAAAGAGATCACCACTCCGGAGAACTACCCACTCTCGCTGAACGCTCTCATCAACGCCTGCAACCAGCGCTCCAGCCGAGACCCTGTGCTCGAACTCACCGAAGACGAAGTCCGCCAGGCGCTCCACACCCTCGCCGACCTGAACCTTACCTCCACCGTGCACGACAGCCGCGTCCCCAAGTATGAGCACCGCATCCGCACCGTCCTGAACCTGCGCCGCGACGAGACCGCCGTCCTTTGCCTCCTGATGCTGCGCGGCCCCCAAACCCCTGGCGAACTCCGCAGCCGCGCCGATCGTCTCTACACCTTCGACGACATCGGCGCCGTCCAGTCCACGCTCGACCGCCTCGCCTCTCGCCCATCCGCCGAAGAAGATCCCTCCAACCCCACCGCCACCGGCCCGTTGACCACGATCCTCCCACGCCAGCCTGGCTCGCGCGAATCCCGCCACGCCCATCTCCTCGGCACCCAGCCTGAGCCATCAGCCACGCAGCATCGCTCCGTTCCCAGCAACGCAGACGAGTCCACCACCCTCGAACGCATCGCCCGGATGGAGGCCGAGATCGCCTTTCTTTCCACCACGCTTCAGGCGCTCGAGGCCCGTGTCGGTCACTTGGAATCCAAGCCTTTAAGCGACGGGATGCAATAAAAACGTTCCCTCTATGTAAGATAGTGCAACACCCAGAAGGCCAGATCTATGCCCGACTCGCCCACCATCAACGCCGAACCGTCGATCGAACGGCAGAGCACTGGCCGGCGCACCGAAGATGCCCGGCGAGACTATCTGGCCCGTCTCCTCAGCCAGATGCCCGAGGCGATTGTCTGCTTTGACCGCGAATGGCGCATAACCTTTGCGAACGCTGAAGCCCACCGGGTCAGCCGGATCAAGCCTGTTCATCTGAACGGCAAGAGCCACTGGGAGCTCTTTCCCGAGATGGTGGGCA encodes:
- a CDS encoding DUF882 domain-containing protein → MRISFKRSVTVVVATAAVLFGLSGLVKAAEDRATTGTSTLAGAAEQYHLRLHHLHTGESIDVVYRVGDTYVPAGLDKLNHFLRDHRTQDVSSYDPKEFDVLHALMAKLGKPNGVIDIVCGYRTPWSNAFLRQGRASSGVAEHSQHMLAKAIDIRVPGVATTTLRDAALSLHAGGVGYYPVNEFVHVDVGPVRQWSYGLASHRAVAHDSVRPARWSGRGATAGE
- a CDS encoding YceH family protein, yielding MKLDPVQTRVLGSLIEKEITTPENYPLSLNALINACNQRSSRDPVLELTEDEVRQALHTLADLNLTSTVHDSRVPKYEHRIRTVLNLRRDETAVLCLLMLRGPQTPGELRSRADRLYTFDDIGAVQSTLDRLASRPSAEEDPSNPTATGPLTTILPRQPGSRESRHAHLLGTQPEPSATQHRSVPSNADESTTLERIARMEAEIAFLSTTLQALEARVGHLESKPLSDGMQ